The following coding sequences are from one Nitrospirota bacterium window:
- the lon gene encoding endopeptidase La, whose protein sequence is MAKTETKNIDLQQSIEIPKKLPLLPIRDIVVFPYMVLPLFVGREMSIKAIEVALEGNRMIFLTSQKDINVENPSPSDLYSVGTVGVIMRMLKLPDGRIKILVQGVARAKTAKFLQKEPYYQVEIKTFADVPSEANLETEALMRNVKEQIEKLVSFGKVILPDIMVVIENVDDPGKLADLAVANMGLKVEQAQEILEITDPIQRIKRINEALGKEIELLSMQQKIQADVRGEIDKTQREYFLREQLKAIQRELGDTDDRSEDMRELREKIKEAKMPEKAAKEAEKQLRRLERMHPDAAEASMTRTYIEWLAELPWSKATKDNLDLKAAHRVLEEDHYDLEKVKERILEYLSVRKLKEKMKGPILCFVGPPGVGKTSLGKSIARALGREFVRISLGGVRDEAEIRGHRRTYVGALPGRIVQGIKTAGNNNPVFMLDEIDKIGADFRGDPSAALLEVLDPEQNNSFSDHYIGLPFDLSKVMFITTANMTDPIPGPLKDRMEIIHLSGYTEQEKLGIAKSYLIPRQLTEHGISEKNIAIPDKTVLQVIAQYTREAGVRNLEREIGHLCRKVARKVAEGETGLFTITPQNLHTYLGVPKFLPEVEREQDEVGVVTGLAWTETGGDILYIEATTMRGKGNLTLTGHLGDVMKESAHAALTYVRSRAGLLGIQSEVFGKTDVHIHVPAGAIPKDGPSAGVTMATALASVFTNAPVKKDLAMTGEVTLRGRVLPIGGLKEKTLAARRAGIKTMIIPKENEKDLDDIPKYLRKDMHFIFAKTMDDVITSALVAKQPRRIAHKKLPGRSRATH, encoded by the coding sequence TTGGCCAAGACAGAGACAAAAAACATCGATCTCCAGCAGTCCATCGAGATACCCAAGAAACTGCCGCTGCTCCCGATCCGCGACATCGTGGTCTTTCCCTACATGGTGCTGCCGCTGTTCGTGGGCCGGGAAATGTCCATCAAGGCGATCGAGGTCGCGCTGGAAGGGAACCGGATGATATTCCTGACCTCCCAGAAGGACATCAACGTGGAGAATCCCTCCCCTTCCGATCTTTACTCGGTGGGCACCGTCGGCGTGATCATGCGCATGCTGAAGCTTCCCGACGGCCGCATCAAGATCCTGGTCCAGGGCGTCGCCCGCGCGAAGACCGCGAAGTTCCTGCAGAAGGAGCCCTACTACCAGGTCGAGATCAAGACCTTCGCCGATGTCCCGTCCGAGGCGAACCTCGAGACCGAAGCGCTCATGCGGAATGTGAAGGAGCAGATCGAGAAGCTCGTCTCCTTCGGCAAGGTGATCCTCCCCGACATCATGGTGGTCATCGAGAATGTGGACGATCCGGGCAAGCTCGCCGATCTCGCTGTCGCCAACATGGGGCTCAAGGTGGAGCAGGCCCAGGAGATCCTCGAGATCACCGACCCGATCCAGCGGATCAAACGCATCAACGAGGCGCTCGGCAAGGAGATCGAGCTGCTTTCCATGCAGCAGAAGATCCAGGCCGATGTGCGGGGTGAGATCGACAAGACCCAGCGCGAATACTTCCTGCGTGAACAGCTCAAGGCGATCCAGCGCGAGCTCGGCGACACCGACGACCGGTCCGAGGACATGCGCGAGCTGCGCGAGAAGATCAAGGAAGCGAAGATGCCGGAAAAGGCGGCCAAGGAGGCGGAGAAGCAGCTTCGGAGGCTGGAGCGCATGCATCCCGATGCCGCCGAGGCATCCATGACCAGGACTTATATCGAATGGCTGGCCGAGCTTCCCTGGAGCAAGGCGACCAAGGACAATCTGGACCTGAAGGCGGCGCACCGGGTGCTCGAAGAGGACCACTACGACCTCGAGAAGGTGAAGGAGCGCATCCTGGAATATCTCTCGGTCAGGAAGCTGAAGGAGAAGATGAAGGGCCCCATCCTGTGCTTTGTCGGGCCTCCGGGAGTTGGCAAGACCTCGCTCGGCAAATCCATTGCCCGCGCGCTGGGACGGGAGTTCGTGCGCATCTCCCTGGGCGGGGTACGAGACGAGGCGGAGATCCGCGGCCACCGCAGGACCTACGTAGGCGCGCTGCCCGGCAGGATCGTCCAGGGCATCAAGACAGCCGGGAACAACAACCCCGTCTTCATGCTCGACGAGATCGACAAGATCGGGGCCGACTTCCGGGGCGATCCTTCGGCCGCCCTGCTGGAGGTGCTCGATCCGGAGCAGAACAATTCCTTCAGCGATCACTACATCGGGCTGCCTTTTGACCTGTCCAAGGTGATGTTCATCACCACCGCGAACATGACCGATCCGATCCCGGGCCCGCTGAAAGACCGTATGGAGATCATCCATCTTTCCGGTTATACGGAACAGGAAAAGCTCGGCATCGCGAAAAGCTATCTGATCCCGCGCCAGCTTACCGAGCATGGCATATCGGAAAAGAACATCGCGATCCCCGACAAGACGGTCCTGCAGGTCATTGCCCAGTACACCCGCGAGGCCGGCGTCAGGAACCTCGAACGCGAGATCGGGCATCTTTGCCGCAAGGTGGCGAGGAAGGTCGCGGAAGGAGAAACAGGGTTGTTCACGATCACGCCCCAGAACCTCCACACGTACCTCGGCGTGCCGAAATTCCTGCCCGAGGTCGAGCGTGAACAGGACGAGGTCGGCGTCGTGACCGGGCTGGCCTGGACCGAGACGGGCGGCGATATCCTGTATATCGAAGCGACGACCATGCGCGGCAAGGGCAACCTGACGCTGACCGGGCACCTCGGCGATGTGATGAAGGAATCGGCGCACGCGGCGCTCACCTACGTGCGGTCGCGCGCAGGACTGCTCGGCATCCAATCCGAGGTGTTCGGCAAGACCGACGTGCATATCCACGTTCCCGCGGGCGCCATTCCGAAGGACGGTCCCTCGGCCGGCGTCACCATGGCAACGGCCCTTGCTTCCGTTTTCACCAATGCGCCGGTCAAGAAGGACCTTGCCATGACGGGCGAAGTGACGCTCCGGGGGAGGGTGCTGCCGATCGGCGGGCTGAAGGAAAAGACGCTCGCCGCACGCCGGGCAGGCATCAAGACCATGATCATACCGAAGGAGAACGAGAAGGACCTTGACGACATCCCGAAGTATCTCCGGAAGGATATGCACTTTATCTTTGCCAAGACCATGGACGATGTGATCACGTCGGCGCTTGTCGCCAAGCAGCCGCGCCGCATTGCGCACAAGAAGCTCCCCGGCAGATCCCGGGCCACGCATTAG
- a CDS encoding DUF2062 domain-containing protein has translation MPIKYVRDRIRRIFKLDDSPSQMAAAFALGVFIGFSPTFGLHTISCLLLAWLFRLSKLVVFTGALINNPWTVVPLYGFCLWFGLKITGADIAAPVIAWNELTFRNAYEVLMPYLWPFVAGTVIIGAVAAGVAYVVIYWAVIRYRKREREISALS, from the coding sequence ATGCCTATAAAATATGTGAGAGACCGTATCAGGAGGATCTTCAAGCTGGACGATTCTCCGAGCCAGATGGCTGCCGCCTTCGCCCTCGGTGTTTTTATCGGCTTTTCCCCCACGTTCGGCTTGCACACGATCAGCTGTCTTCTGCTCGCGTGGCTGTTCCGCCTGAGCAAGCTGGTCGTGTTCACGGGAGCCCTCATCAATAATCCCTGGACCGTTGTACCCCTGTACGGGTTTTGCCTCTGGTTCGGACTCAAAATCACCGGAGCCGATATCGCTGCTCCCGTGATCGCCTGGAACGAGCTCACGTTCCGGAATGCCTATGAAGTGCTGATGCCCTACCTCTGGCCCTTTGTCGCGGGGACCGTCATCATCGGGGCCGTCGCCGCCGGAGTGGCATACGTCGTCATCTATTGGGCCGTGATCCGGTACCGAAAACGAGAAAGGGAAATCAGCGCGCTTTCCTAG
- a CDS encoding glycosyltransferase family 2 protein, with translation MPQNGVPSPLVSVVIVNWNGKKLLADCLQSLSQQRFGDFEVVVVDNGSRDGSVEYLRREHPGVVLVSLETNTGFAGGCNAGIRVSSGAYIALLNNDTRADPDWLSSLIAAAEADPQSGMWASKILTYDDPGVIDNVGLLLYRDGLARGRGRLERDEGQYDRQEEVLFPSGCAGLYRRSMLDEIGLLDEDFFAYADDVDLGLRARLAGWRCVYVPSARVYHRYSSSSSTYSPLKAFLVERNRIWVLLKYYPAELIMVSPLFTLKRLAIQLYGAVTGRGASGKFSSEQGMFTAAAVLLKAWGAALASLVRILKQRRKLRPLRRIGRRELYRLFGAHGISASELALKD, from the coding sequence ATGCCGCAGAATGGAGTACCATCACCGCTTGTCTCCGTGGTCATCGTAAACTGGAATGGGAAGAAGCTGCTCGCCGACTGTCTGCAGTCGCTTTCGCAGCAGCGGTTCGGGGATTTTGAGGTTGTCGTGGTCGACAACGGATCCCGGGACGGCTCCGTCGAATACCTGCGCAGGGAACATCCGGGGGTTGTGCTTGTCAGCCTGGAAACGAACACGGGTTTTGCCGGCGGATGTAATGCGGGGATCCGAGTTTCATCGGGGGCGTATATCGCGCTCCTCAACAATGATACGCGAGCCGACCCTGACTGGCTGAGCAGCCTGATCGCGGCCGCTGAGGCGGACCCGCAGTCGGGAATGTGGGCGAGCAAGATCCTGACCTACGATGATCCGGGAGTGATCGACAACGTGGGTCTTCTGCTGTACCGTGACGGGCTTGCCCGCGGCAGGGGGCGGCTCGAACGGGACGAGGGACAATATGACCGGCAGGAAGAGGTCCTGTTCCCGAGCGGGTGCGCCGGCCTGTACCGGCGGTCGATGCTGGACGAGATCGGACTGCTCGATGAGGATTTTTTCGCGTATGCTGACGACGTGGACCTTGGCCTCCGCGCCCGGCTCGCGGGCTGGCGGTGCGTGTATGTGCCCTCGGCAAGAGTCTACCACCGCTACTCCTCGTCGTCATCGACCTATTCCCCGCTCAAGGCTTTTCTCGTGGAGCGGAACAGGATCTGGGTGCTGCTGAAGTATTATCCGGCGGAGCTGATCATGGTCAGCCCGCTCTTCACGCTGAAACGCCTGGCCATCCAGCTCTACGGAGCGGTGACCGGGCGGGGCGCGAGCGGCAAATTCTCCTCCGAGCAGGGTATGTTCACGGCAGCCGCCGTTCTGCTGAAGGCATGGGGCGCCGCACTCGCGTCGCTGGTCCGCATCCTGAAGCAGCGGCGGAAGCTTCGGCCTCTCCGGCGCATCGGACGTCGCGAGTTGTACCGTTTATTCGGCGCGCACGGCATCTCCGCTTCGGAGCTCGCCTTGAAGGACTGA
- a CDS encoding ABC transporter ATP-binding protein, producing MIEITGLHKSFGAQHVLRGVNLTVEKGESMTVIGGSGSGKSVLLKHIIGLLFPDRGAVVVEGQRLNDLDPRGLNEVRKKFGMLFQMAALFDSLSVWENVGFALKQHTKLSDGEIRAAATEKLALVGLKGVEDKMPAELSGGMKKRVGLARAIAINPSIILYDEPTTGLDPISADAINDLIIDLRKKLGVTSVAITHDMHSAYKISDRIAMLYKGEILEVGTPAEIKQSSSPIVQQFITGSATGPITAD from the coding sequence ATGATCGAGATCACCGGCCTGCATAAAAGCTTCGGCGCTCAACACGTTCTGCGCGGCGTCAACCTCACCGTGGAAAAGGGCGAGAGCATGACGGTGATCGGCGGCAGCGGAAGCGGAAAGAGCGTGCTGCTGAAGCATATCATCGGCCTGCTGTTCCCCGACCGGGGTGCCGTGGTCGTCGAAGGCCAGCGGCTGAACGACCTCGACCCGCGGGGACTGAACGAGGTTCGAAAAAAGTTCGGTATGCTCTTTCAGATGGCCGCGCTCTTCGATTCGCTTTCGGTGTGGGAGAACGTGGGGTTTGCGTTGAAACAGCACACAAAGCTGTCGGACGGCGAGATCCGGGCGGCCGCCACGGAGAAACTGGCGCTGGTGGGCCTGAAGGGAGTCGAGGACAAGATGCCCGCTGAGTTGTCGGGCGGCATGAAAAAGCGGGTCGGCCTGGCCCGAGCGATCGCGATCAATCCCTCGATCATCCTGTATGATGAACCGACGACGGGACTGGACCCGATCTCCGCGGATGCCATCAATGACCTGATCATTGACCTGCGAAAAAAACTCGGCGTAACGTCCGTGGCTATCACCCACGATATGCACAGCGCCTACAAGATCTCAGACCGCATTGCCATGCTGTACAAGGGGGAGATCCTGGAAGTCGGCACGCCTGCCGAGATCAAGCAGTCGTCCAGCCCGATCGTACAGCAGTTCATCACCGGAAGCGCAACGGGGCCGATTACGGCGGATTGA
- a CDS encoding glycosyltransferase family 2 protein, with product MKILVIIPAYNEEASLPGVIDDLRAHFGEADILVVNDGSKDNTGQTAAGLGVRVVDLPFNLGIGGAMQTGFLYARQNGYDAAIQFDGDGQHCASEIEKLLGAIRSGHADLVIGSRFVNAGTYRAPFLRRTGIWIFSTVLSRILDTPVTDSTSGFRAVNRKVIDFFAESYPEDYPEVEALVLLHKKRMSIREVPVVMQERTGGTSSITPLRSAYYMIKVMLAILIDLMKEVR from the coding sequence ATGAAAATCCTGGTCATCATACCGGCCTACAACGAGGAAGCGAGCCTTCCAGGAGTGATAGACGATCTCCGGGCTCATTTCGGCGAAGCGGACATCCTGGTCGTGAACGACGGGTCGAAGGACAACACGGGGCAAACGGCGGCCGGGCTCGGGGTCAGGGTCGTGGACCTGCCATTCAATCTGGGTATCGGCGGCGCGATGCAGACCGGCTTTCTGTATGCCAGGCAGAACGGGTATGACGCGGCCATCCAGTTCGACGGCGACGGGCAGCACTGCGCTTCGGAGATCGAAAAGCTGCTGGGCGCGATCCGGTCCGGACATGCCGACCTGGTCATCGGGTCCCGCTTCGTGAACGCCGGCACCTACCGGGCCCCCTTTCTGAGAAGGACGGGGATATGGATCTTTTCGACCGTCCTGTCCCGTATCCTCGACACGCCGGTGACGGACAGCACGTCGGGATTCCGGGCGGTCAACCGCAAGGTGATCGATTTCTTCGCCGAGAGTTACCCGGAAGACTACCCCGAGGTGGAGGCTCTGGTCCTCCTGCACAAGAAGCGGATGAGCATCCGGGAGGTCCCCGTCGTCATGCAGGAGCGAACCGGCGGCACGTCCTCGATCACGCCGCTCCGGTCCGCCTACTATATGATCAAGGTGATGCTGGCGATCCTGATCGATCTGATGAAAGAGGTGAGGTGA
- a CDS encoding ABC transporter permease, with the protein MYAWLEKIGRRIFLLLMEMGKVMIFLSQALRGSLGPPFYLRNLLKQMEVIGVDSVPVVLTTALSTGMVLALQSYTGFKRFGAESLIGTVVSLSMTRELGPVLTGLMVAGRAGAAMAAELGTMKVTEQIDALETLATNPMKYLVVPRFLASTVMMFFLTVLGMMIGISGGYFVGVKVLGTNPVTYVNQSINNTEVKDIWYGLVKALVFGAVVGLIGCYKGFNAEGGAEGVGKATTGAVVVSCMLILILDYFLSALLW; encoded by the coding sequence ATGTACGCCTGGCTTGAAAAAATCGGCCGCAGGATATTTTTGCTGCTGATGGAGATGGGGAAGGTAATGATCTTCCTGAGCCAGGCGCTTCGGGGGAGCCTAGGCCCTCCCTTCTATCTCAGGAACCTGTTGAAGCAGATGGAGGTTATCGGGGTTGATTCGGTCCCGGTCGTCCTCACCACGGCTCTTTCGACGGGCATGGTGCTGGCGCTTCAGAGCTACACCGGGTTTAAGCGATTCGGCGCGGAATCGCTCATCGGCACCGTGGTCTCGCTTTCCATGACGCGCGAGCTCGGTCCGGTTCTGACAGGGCTCATGGTCGCGGGCAGGGCGGGGGCGGCTATGGCCGCGGAACTGGGAACCATGAAGGTCACCGAGCAGATCGACGCGCTTGAGACCCTGGCAACCAACCCCATGAAGTATCTGGTCGTGCCCCGGTTCCTCGCCAGCACGGTGATGATGTTTTTCCTGACCGTGCTCGGCATGATGATCGGGATTTCCGGCGGCTATTTCGTCGGCGTCAAGGTGCTGGGCACCAATCCCGTCACGTACGTAAACCAGAGCATCAATAATACCGAGGTCAAGGACATCTGGTACGGACTGGTCAAGGCGCTCGTGTTCGGCGCGGTCGTGGGCCTCATCGGCTGCTATAAGGGATTCAATGCCGAGGGCGGTGCGGAAGGCGTGGGAAAGGCGACGACGGGCGCCGTCGTCGTTTCCTGCATGCTGATCCTTATCCTCGATTATTTCTTGTCCGCCCTGCTGTGGTGA
- a CDS encoding DUF2304 domain-containing protein → MDILKLLAICGSAAVLLLVIELIRRGRLKERYSLLWLLASGVLLVLSATKGIEYISHLVGIYYPPSALFLIAFLFLLMITLHFSIVISGLSEKNKKLAQELALLKQEVAAMSQQGAAGGAGSRQHGN, encoded by the coding sequence ATGGACATTCTGAAGCTGCTCGCCATCTGCGGGAGCGCAGCGGTGCTGCTGCTGGTGATCGAACTGATCCGGAGGGGCCGCCTCAAGGAGCGCTATTCGCTGCTCTGGCTGCTCGCGAGCGGAGTTCTGCTCGTCCTGTCCGCGACGAAGGGCATCGAGTATATTTCACACCTCGTCGGCATCTATTACCCGCCGTCGGCCCTGTTTCTCATCGCATTCCTCTTCCTCCTGATGATCACGCTGCATTTTTCCATCGTGATCTCGGGGCTGTCCGAAAAGAACAAGAAGCTTGCGCAGGAGCTTGCGCTCCTCAAACAGGAAGTGGCCGCGATGAGCCAGCAAGGAGCGGCGGGCGGTGCCGGAAGCCGGCAACACGGGAATTAA
- a CDS encoding MlaD family protein has protein sequence MAKMSAEARVGLLVLAGSVILLYMTFVVGKYQFGSERGYLLSAVFESVSGLDAKAAVRMAGVKIGTVDRVELVDSKAKVIMRIDPEVRIQRGSEGAVKTMGLLGEKFVEIIPPSRVLEEGGRRQPAGVQTGYLEPGETIQVTVSPSDVDRLIGQLSSISDDVKQVTSSLRQVFGSERGTRSMEDIVADLRATTANIREFSSTLTNDGSELVMRMNELVASLNSVVGENRDNVRVAIENVREASKNAELALASIQDAARKVDKGEGTLGKLVSDDSMYNNVDNAAKGLSNYVSRVERMQTIVSFRTQYMFPQYQNYFSLELKPVQDQYYIFEVTSDPNGKFTQSQVAINPPGTFYTVDTYDYKFKFSLEFAKRWGNLGMRAGLIESTGGVGADYYAWNDKIKFSLDAWNFSSTNDQEPNNKNAHLKATVNYNVSNLLFVHAGYDNFLNHERAAPFIGFGLRFDDENLKYLLGSVPVPK, from the coding sequence ATGGCTAAAATGAGCGCAGAGGCACGGGTGGGGTTGCTGGTGCTTGCCGGCTCCGTCATTCTTCTGTACATGACCTTTGTCGTCGGCAAATACCAGTTCGGCTCCGAGCGGGGCTACCTCCTGTCGGCGGTCTTTGAGTCGGTGTCCGGGCTGGATGCGAAGGCTGCCGTGCGGATGGCCGGTGTCAAGATCGGGACCGTCGATCGGGTGGAACTGGTCGATAGCAAGGCAAAGGTGATTATGCGGATCGACCCCGAGGTCCGGATCCAGCGCGGGTCCGAGGGGGCCGTCAAAACGATGGGCCTGCTCGGCGAGAAGTTCGTGGAGATCATACCCCCCTCGCGCGTCCTCGAGGAAGGGGGCCGGCGGCAGCCGGCGGGCGTTCAGACCGGATACCTGGAGCCCGGCGAGACCATCCAGGTGACCGTATCCCCCAGCGATGTGGACAGGCTGATCGGCCAGTTGAGCTCCATCTCCGACGACGTGAAGCAGGTGACGTCCTCGCTCAGGCAGGTGTTCGGATCCGAGCGCGGCACCCGGTCCATGGAAGACATCGTGGCGGACCTCCGCGCGACCACGGCGAACATCCGGGAATTTTCCTCCACGCTCACGAACGACGGCAGCGAGCTCGTGATGCGCATGAACGAGCTGGTCGCGAGCCTGAACAGCGTCGTGGGCGAAAACCGCGACAATGTCCGGGTTGCCATTGAGAACGTCCGCGAGGCCTCGAAGAACGCGGAACTGGCCCTTGCCTCGATCCAGGACGCGGCCCGGAAGGTCGACAAAGGTGAGGGCACCCTCGGCAAGCTCGTGAGCGACGACAGCATGTACAACAACGTCGACAACGCGGCCAAGGGGCTCAGCAACTACGTTTCGCGCGTGGAGCGCATGCAGACCATCGTCAGCTTCCGGACGCAGTACATGTTCCCGCAGTACCAGAACTACTTCAGCCTGGAGCTGAAGCCCGTGCAGGACCAGTATTACATCTTCGAGGTCACGTCCGACCCGAACGGGAAGTTCACGCAGTCGCAGGTGGCGATCAATCCGCCGGGGACCTTCTATACCGTCGATACCTATGATTACAAGTTCAAGTTCAGCCTGGAGTTCGCCAAGCGCTGGGGCAACCTGGGGATGCGCGCCGGTCTCATCGAGTCCACCGGCGGCGTCGGCGCGGACTATTACGCCTGGAACGACAAGATCAAGTTCAGTCTCGACGCGTGGAACTTCAGCAGTACTAACGATCAGGAACCCAACAATAAAAACGCCCACCTCAAAGCCACGGTCAATTACAACGTGAGCAATCTTCTGTTCGTTCACGCCGGGTATGACAACTTCCTGAACCACGAGCGCGCTGCGCCCTTTATAGGGTTCGGCCTCAGGTTCGACGATGAGAACCTGAAGTATCTGCTCGGCAGCGTTCCGGTACCGAAATAG
- the thiL gene encoding thiamine-phosphate kinase, with the protein MKLSDLGEFGLINRIRKMSPGRHPSLLVGIGDDSAVIRLPASAAVLVTTDLLLEGVHFDLSFTDFYSLGWKSAAVNLSDIAAMGGSPRFCLTALGLPRSITTEQVVEFYRGFHSMLRSHRAFLAGGDTCASRRGLFISVTAIGEAMPSRTITRAGARPGDKVFVTGTLGDSAAGLELLKAGVGREEPGMRRLVQKHLRPIPRVAEGRKLARAGCVSAMIDLSDGLSSDLTHICSQSGVGADIIAGQLPLSTALRKWSSQLPQPALQYALAGGEDYELLFTVPPGRVKRLHALKLPVTEVGTVTKRKGVRLIDDSGSRELPPAGYDHFRAEAPGAGKRRTPEQRCL; encoded by the coding sequence ATGAAATTATCAGACCTCGGTGAATTCGGCCTGATCAACCGCATCCGGAAGATGTCTCCGGGCAGGCACCCCTCGCTGCTCGTTGGCATCGGGGACGACTCTGCAGTCATCAGGCTGCCGGCCTCAGCGGCCGTGCTCGTCACCACCGATCTCCTGCTCGAGGGCGTTCATTTTGACCTTTCCTTCACCGATTTCTATTCCCTGGGATGGAAGTCGGCGGCCGTGAACCTCAGCGACATCGCCGCAATGGGAGGCTCGCCGCGGTTCTGTCTGACGGCGCTCGGCCTTCCGCGGAGCATCACCACGGAACAGGTCGTCGAATTCTACCGCGGCTTTCACAGCATGCTGCGCAGCCATCGGGCGTTCCTGGCGGGCGGAGACACCTGTGCCTCCCGGCGCGGACTCTTCATCAGCGTCACCGCCATCGGAGAAGCGATGCCGTCCCGGACCATTACGAGGGCAGGGGCCCGGCCCGGGGACAAGGTGTTCGTTACGGGTACGCTGGGCGATTCCGCTGCGGGGCTCGAGCTGTTGAAGGCGGGCGTCGGGCGTGAAGAGCCGGGCATGAGACGGCTGGTCCAAAAGCACCTCCGGCCAATTCCCCGGGTGGCCGAGGGGAGAAAGCTCGCCCGCGCCGGATGCGTCAGCGCGATGATCGACCTCAGCGACGGCCTGTCCTCGGATCTCACCCATATCTGCTCGCAAAGCGGGGTCGGCGCCGATATCATTGCCGGTCAGCTGCCCCTCTCGACGGCACTTCGAAAATGGTCATCCCAACTCCCGCAGCCCGCGCTCCAGTACGCGCTTGCCGGCGGCGAGGATTACGAACTCTTATTCACCGTTCCCCCGGGCCGTGTGAAAAGGCTCCATGCCCTGAAGCTTCCCGTGACGGAGGTGGGGACCGTAACGAAGCGGAAAGGCGTACGCCTGATCGACGACTCGGGCTCCCGGGAGCTGCCGCCGGCCGGATACGATCATTTCCGGGCCGAAGCGCCGGGAGCGGGGAAACGCCGGACGCCCGAACAACGATGCCTATAA
- the galU gene encoding UTP--glucose-1-phosphate uridylyltransferase GalU codes for MQKTITKAVFPAAGLGTRFLPATKASPKEMLPLVDKPLIQYVVEEAVASGIEEIVLVTGRGKRAIEDHFDVAFELEEDLKAKGKHKLLSEVQRIANLVTFCYIRQKKALGLGHAVLTTKRVVGDDPFAVLLGDDIIDSGVPVLSQMIKVYQRYPSTILAIQKVPRNQTHQYGIIDGSRIEDGLYLVKDLVEKPAPAEAPSNLAIIGRYILTPGIFPALEQTKPGKGGEIQLTDGLKLLMEKEPIYAFEFKGIRHDAGDKLGFLKATVEFGLKNKEFGTEFKNYLQKLKL; via the coding sequence GTGCAGAAAACGATCACCAAGGCCGTATTCCCGGCCGCCGGCCTGGGGACGAGGTTTCTGCCGGCCACGAAGGCGTCTCCGAAGGAGATGCTGCCGCTCGTGGACAAGCCGCTCATCCAGTACGTCGTGGAAGAGGCTGTCGCGTCCGGCATCGAGGAGATCGTGCTGGTCACGGGCAGGGGCAAGCGCGCCATCGAGGACCATTTCGACGTAGCCTTCGAGCTCGAAGAAGACCTCAAGGCAAAAGGCAAGCACAAGCTGCTTTCCGAGGTGCAGCGCATCGCTAACCTGGTGACGTTCTGCTACATAAGGCAGAAGAAGGCGCTGGGACTCGGCCATGCCGTGTTGACCACGAAGCGCGTGGTGGGCGATGATCCCTTTGCAGTGCTGCTCGGCGACGATATCATAGACTCCGGCGTTCCGGTCCTGAGCCAGATGATCAAGGTCTACCAGCGCTATCCGTCGACGATCCTCGCGATCCAGAAAGTGCCCAGGAACCAGACACACCAGTACGGGATCATCGACGGCAGTCGGATCGAGGACGGTCTCTATCTCGTGAAGGACCTGGTGGAAAAACCGGCCCCTGCCGAGGCGCCTTCCAACCTCGCCATCATCGGCAGGTACATCCTGACCCCGGGGATCTTTCCGGCGCTGGAACAGACGAAACCCGGCAAGGGCGGCGAGATCCAGCTCACGGACGGACTCAAGCTGCTCATGGAGAAGGAGCCCATCTACGCATTCGAGTTCAAGGGGATCCGCCATGACGCCGGCGACAAACTGGGGTTCCTGAAGGCCACCGTGGAGTTCGGCCTGAAGAACAAGGAGTTCGGAACGGAGTTTAAAAATTATCTTCAGAAGTTAAAATTGTAG